Genomic window (Flavobacterium oreochromis):
ACTTCTTTTGCAAAAGTTTCAGGAGTATAGGTTTTACCTTCGTATTGAAAATTTTTTGGTACTTGTCCAAGATAAGCATCAATCATTGCAGTATAAGCTTTTTCCCAATTAGGTGTTAATTCTCCATTAGGGTTGGTAACAACGGTCTTTAAAAAAGCTTCAATTAGAGCTCCCATTTCTGCGAATTTATTTTTATCTGTTCCATAGTTTAAACCAGTGTAAACAGATTGAGGAACTGCTCCGTATTTTTTATACATGTTAATTACATCGTGAAAAGCGCCACCATCACCTAAGGCTACTGAGCCGTGCATACGAACGTAATTTCTTCCTTTTTCTATATACGCATTGCGAGCTGAATATATTTGAGCTAATTCTACGGGTTTCTTGCCTATGCGTATCATTTCAGATTCTAAGAATGAATTAGCAGAGTAGCTCCAGCATGTTCCAGAAGAACCTTGGTTTTTTATAGGTGTATTTTCAATATTTATAACATCAGTAAATTTGAAAGATTCTTTACTTTTTTCGCTTGCATTTATTTTTAGTGAATTAACTAAATTGTCTTGTGCAAATGCACCAGCTGTTATAATAAATGAAGCTGTAAGAGCAATGTTTTTTCTAATTTTAAACATATAGTTTTTGTATTTTAATATTTCGAGGTAAAAATAAGAATACTGGCTGAATAAGGTTTTAATTTAACGACTTTTTATCCTTTTGATTGATTTTTTTATCTTAATTTAGGATGTTTTTTTAAAAAAAGGCAGTCTGAACTAGACTGCCTCCAAAACTTTAGATGAATTTATAATTAATTTTGATAATAGTGAGTTCGATATTGTATCGGGTTCATTTTGTCTGAAATTAATTAAATTCTTTCGTTATTGTAAGATTGTGTATTTTTTAAGATAAAATAGCTCTGATTTGATTATTCAATTATAATTTTTCTAGTTGTTGTTTTATTATCCTGAGTAATTTTAACAAAATAGATTCCTTTGCTCAAAGAGGAAATGTTAATTGTTTCGTTTGTTGTTGTAAATGAAGAGGTTTTTTTGCCTAAAGTATCATATAGCTCAACTTGTTTCTCTTTAAAGTTATTTGAGGTGATATTTAAAACTGAATTTGCAGGATTTGGATAAATTGATAAGCCTTCTATTTCACTGTTTTTTTCATTATTTAAAAAAATAGAGTTCGCTTGAATTTTTACGTTATCTATTCTCCAGTTAGCTGTTGGATCGTAAACTCCTAAAATAGCTTCATACGTGTTAGTGTTTGGAGCTAAAATAGAAACAATTCTGAAACCGAAATTAGGATTGTTATTGCATTTAGGATCGTTAATTAAAAATACTTTCATTGGAGAGTTTGTAAATCCATTTGTAAGATCTCCACTGTTATTTCCTAAAGAGATCCAAGTGTTTCCTCCATCAATAGTATATTGATACTCTTGCCATTTAGAAGAGAAATCTTGTCCTTTTTGGTCAAATTCTATAATAATTTCTGAATATCCATTTGTGCTAGTCATGAATTGATAGCCAGCTGTTCGAATTTGTTCCTTGTGTAGGGAAGTTTTTAATACTATATGCAAATCCTCCGCTGTTTCCAGTTTGATAAAGGTTTTCGGTTACTCCACCAATTAAGTTTAATGTTCCTGTACCTATATTAGGGGTAGAATTTTTATTGTCAAAGCTCCATGAAGTTAAGGTTGTTTGAGCAAAGAAACTAGTTGTTAAAAAACATAAGTTAAATAGAAGACATAAAGATTTTTTTTCATTTTGATAGTTTTGTTTTTATTTACAAAA
Coding sequences:
- a CDS encoding C1 family peptidase encodes the protein MFKIRKNIALTASFIITAGAFAQDNLVNSLKINASEKSKESFKFTDVINIENTPIKNQGSSGTCWSYSANSFLESEMIRIGKKPVELAQIYSARNAYIEKGRNYVRMHGSVALGDGGAFHDVINMYKKYGAVPQSVYTGLNYGTDKNKFAEMGALIEAFLKTVVTNPNGELTPNWEKAYTAMIDAYLGQVPKNFQYEGKTYTPETFAKEVVGVNADDYVEISSLQEYPYYSKFVLMVPDNWNFDLVYNVKMNELTDIIDNALKNGYSVAWAGDVSEKSFSWKNGVAYVPEKKFEDMSSDEKADMFNGPKKEMVVTEEMRQKAFDNYTTTDDHGMHIVGISKDQNGKEYYIVKNSWGTTNDYKGYLYMTKEFAKYKATAIMLNKKAVPSNIASKLKL
- a CDS encoding T9SS type A sorting domain-containing protein, with the translated sequence MHIVLKTSLHKEQIRTAGYQFMTSTNGYSEIIIEFDQKGQDFSSKWQEYQYTIDGGNTWISLGNNSGDLTNGFTNSPMKVFLINDPKCNNNPNFGFRIVSILAPNTNTYEAILGVYDPTANWRIDNVKIQANSIFLNNEKNSEIEGLSIYPNPANSVLNITSNNFKEKQVELYDTLGKKTSSFTTTNETINISSLSKGIYFVKITQDNKTTTRKIIIE